The following are encoded together in the Mumia sp. Pv4-285 genome:
- a CDS encoding sulfate ABC transporter permease, with protein MNNNSSRLTRYTLRAIVLVYLGLLIVWPVSLVAKNAFADGFGAFVDALTEPTTVDAFKLTLVVAVWAVVINTLFGILISVLLVRYTFPGRRLLSAFIDLPLSVSPVVVGLALLLAYGGTNGWFGPALEDSGIQVIYATPGIIMATAFVSLPLVIREIVPVLTEIGTDQEQAARSLGADAWQTFRRITIPAIRWALVYGVVLSLARSLGEFGAVKIVSGNVVGQTQTATLVVEEKYQNFDQTAAYASSFVLAAAAVLALIVVTLLRPGHGESARTPGATTAPVPTVPAPTQKDPA; from the coding sequence ATGAACAACAACAGCAGCCGCCTGACCCGCTACACGCTCCGCGCCATCGTGCTAGTCTACCTCGGGCTCCTGATCGTGTGGCCGGTCTCGCTCGTCGCCAAGAACGCGTTCGCCGACGGCTTCGGGGCCTTCGTCGACGCCCTGACCGAGCCGACGACGGTCGACGCCTTCAAGCTCACCCTCGTCGTGGCGGTCTGGGCCGTGGTCATCAACACGCTCTTCGGCATCCTCATCTCGGTGCTGCTGGTGCGCTACACGTTCCCGGGGCGCCGACTCCTCTCGGCGTTCATCGACCTCCCGTTGTCGGTGTCGCCGGTGGTGGTCGGCCTCGCGCTGCTCCTCGCGTACGGCGGCACGAACGGCTGGTTCGGTCCCGCGCTCGAGGACTCGGGCATCCAGGTGATCTACGCGACCCCGGGCATCATCATGGCGACGGCGTTCGTGTCGCTGCCGCTCGTGATCCGCGAGATCGTGCCGGTCCTCACCGAGATCGGGACGGACCAGGAGCAGGCCGCGCGCAGCCTCGGTGCCGACGCGTGGCAGACCTTCCGACGCATCACGATCCCCGCCATCCGCTGGGCGCTCGTCTACGGCGTCGTCCTGAGCCTCGCCCGCTCGCTCGGCGAGTTCGGCGCGGTCAAGATCGTGTCCGGCAACGTCGTCGGGCAGACACAGACGGCCACGCTCGTCGTCGAGGAGAAGTACCAGAACTTCGACCAGACCGCCGCGTACGCCTCGTCGTTCGTCCTCGCGGCAGCGGCCGTGCTCGCGCTGATCGTCGTGACGCTCCTGCGTCCCGGCCACGGCGAGTCGGCAAGAACCCCGGGAGCCACCACCGCGCCCGTACCCACCGTTCCCGCACCCACCCAGAAGGACCCAGC